One region of Venenivibrio stagnispumantis genomic DNA includes:
- a CDS encoding Uma2 family endonuclease, which produces MPVLSEKKVYSYEDIDKLPKGFYEIIDGEVVNLAPTGFEHGSLELSIGMFLNKHLKDKGYVAVGEVGILIQKNPLRIRGADIIYISKDKAPEKPTGILELPPNLIIEILFPSNTISEIEEKIEDYFKIGTERLIIINPAHKKIYIYQNGKNIVEIYNFDDEIEFINGLKGKLTEIINQY; this is translated from the coding sequence ATGCCGGTATTATCAGAGAAAAAAGTATATAGTTATGAAGATATAGATAAATTACCGAAAGGATTTTATGAAATAATTGATGGAGAGGTTGTGAATTTAGCTCCAACAGGATTTGAGCATGGAAGTTTAGAATTAAGTATTGGTATGTTTTTAAATAAACATTTAAAAGATAAAGGATATGTAGCTGTTGGAGAAGTTGGAATATTAATACAGAAAAATCCCCTTAGAATAAGAGGAGCTGATATTATTTATATCTCAAAAGATAAAGCACCGGAAAAACCTACCGGCATATTAGAGCTACCACCAAATTTAATAATAGAAATTCTTTTCCCGAGTAATACAATCTCAGAAATAGAAGAAAAGATAGAAGATTATTTTAAGATAGGAACGGAAAGATTAATCATAATCAATCCGGCTCATAAAAAAATATATATTTATCAAAATGGAAAAAATATAGTAGAAATATATAATTTTGATGATGAGATAGAATTTATAAATGGTTTAAAAGGTAAATTAACAGAAATAATTAATCAGTATTAA